A window of the Nibribacter ruber genome harbors these coding sequences:
- a CDS encoding asparagine synthetase B has translation MIKMLRRLLLLVLAWCLSAQAGWASYLLLPMDQTQKNHLKAYGIAYWALQRQAEVDWLLNYKGGAFAFKQAPQLENELVVRGVSYQTISDAQYTQILTEIAAPESNMDVMKLEKAPKIAVYSPKSKQPWDDAVTLVLTYAEIPYDIVFDPEVLEGKLPTYDWLHLHHEDFTGQQGKFYAAFRNAPWYQDQKREAEAIAKRFGFKKVPELKSAVVQKIRDFTAGGGFMFAMCSATDTYDIALAAQGVDITDVMFDGDPSDPQAQQKLNFDNTFAFKDFTLVRDPFQSEFSNIDNGQLERQLREDNDYFQLFTYSAKWDPIPTMLTQNHAKTIKGFMGLTTGFKKRLIKSDVVVMGETKSIDEARYIHGTFGKGTWTFYGGHDPEDYQHLVEEEATDLALHPNSPGYRLILNNILFPAAKKKKQKT, from the coding sequence ATGATCAAGATGTTGCGGCGCCTCCTATTGCTCGTTTTGGCCTGGTGTCTATCGGCGCAGGCGGGTTGGGCCTCTTACCTGTTGCTGCCCATGGACCAGACGCAGAAGAACCACCTAAAGGCCTACGGCATTGCCTACTGGGCCTTGCAACGGCAGGCAGAAGTGGATTGGCTGCTCAATTACAAGGGCGGCGCATTTGCCTTCAAGCAGGCTCCGCAGTTAGAAAACGAGCTAGTGGTACGGGGGGTAAGCTACCAGACCATTTCAGACGCGCAGTACACGCAGATACTCACGGAGATTGCCGCGCCCGAGTCTAACATGGACGTCATGAAACTAGAGAAGGCTCCTAAGATTGCAGTGTACTCGCCCAAATCCAAACAACCTTGGGACGATGCCGTGACCCTGGTGCTCACCTACGCTGAAATCCCGTATGACATTGTCTTTGACCCCGAAGTGCTGGAAGGCAAGCTTCCCACCTATGATTGGCTCCATTTGCACCATGAGGACTTTACCGGCCAGCAGGGAAAATTTTATGCCGCTTTCCGCAACGCTCCCTGGTACCAAGACCAAAAGCGCGAGGCTGAGGCCATTGCCAAGCGTTTCGGGTTTAAGAAAGTACCTGAGTTGAAGAGTGCCGTGGTGCAGAAAATAAGAGACTTTACCGCAGGCGGCGGCTTTATGTTTGCCATGTGCTCGGCCACGGACACCTATGACATTGCCCTGGCCGCCCAGGGCGTTGACATCACCGATGTCATGTTTGACGGAGACCCCTCAGACCCTCAAGCGCAGCAGAAGCTCAACTTTGACAACACCTTTGCCTTCAAAGACTTTACCTTGGTGCGTGATCCGTTCCAGTCTGAGTTTTCCAACATTGACAACGGGCAACTGGAGCGGCAGCTACGCGAAGACAACGACTATTTTCAACTGTTCACCTACTCCGCCAAATGGGACCCCATTCCCACCATGCTCACCCAGAACCACGCCAAGACCATCAAAGGCTTTATGGGCCTTACCACTGGATTTAAAAAGCGCCTGATTAAGTCTGATGTAGTGGTGATGGGCGAAACCAAATCCATTGACGAGGCCCGCTATATTCACGGCACCTTTGGGAAAGGCACCTGGACGTTCTACGGCGGCCATGACCCCGAAGACTACCAACACCTGGTAGAAGAAGAAGCCACCGACCTGGCCCTCCACCCCAATTCCCCCGGCTATCGGCTTATCTTGAACAACATCCTCTTTCCGGCGGCCAAAAAGAAAAAGCAGAAAACCTAA
- a CDS encoding anthranilate synthase component I family protein, whose protein sequence is MPHLSLSFQDLPVSPLQWKQQALAWANEYHEVVAYYEPNQISCLHGSFQNLLGIRKKAFGSLVEGIATKWEDLQELKDQSSAVPLMGFLTYDLKNQIEELTSKHPDHVGFPELFFFQPEVWLEWLEDSVTIHSVKENPLKIAQAIHSFPFLASFPENSLKTKPRVQKEMYLQTVEKLRNHILEGDVYEVNYCQEFYAQEAVINPLATFWQLNAASPTPFAGFLKLEHSFLLCASPERFLKKEGSLLISQPIKGTIQRGVTQELDQDNKQALASSEKERAENMMIVDLVRNDLNRICNKGTVQVEELFGLYGFRYVWQMISTIIGNVDSAVPVMDILKATFPMGSMTGAPKVKALELIEEYEQTRRGLYSGSLGYFLPNGDFDFNVVIRSIQYNVQSQYLSFEVGSAVTYDSDPEQEYQECLLKAAAITRVLEQK, encoded by the coding sequence ATGCCTCACCTTTCCCTCTCCTTTCAAGACTTGCCGGTTTCCCCGCTTCAATGGAAGCAGCAGGCCCTGGCGTGGGCAAATGAGTACCATGAGGTGGTGGCATATTATGAGCCCAACCAGATATCCTGCCTGCACGGCTCTTTCCAAAATCTGCTGGGTATCCGGAAAAAAGCTTTCGGCTCTTTGGTAGAAGGAATAGCTACCAAGTGGGAAGACCTTCAGGAGTTGAAAGACCAATCATCCGCTGTGCCGCTGATGGGCTTTTTGACGTATGACCTCAAAAACCAGATCGAGGAACTAACCAGTAAGCATCCAGATCATGTTGGGTTTCCTGAGTTGTTCTTCTTCCAGCCAGAGGTATGGCTAGAGTGGCTGGAAGATTCAGTGACAATTCACTCGGTCAAAGAGAATCCTTTAAAAATTGCGCAGGCCATTCATAGTTTTCCGTTTTTGGCTTCTTTTCCAGAAAATAGCCTAAAAACGAAGCCGCGTGTACAAAAGGAAATGTACCTGCAAACCGTAGAAAAGCTAAGAAATCATATTCTTGAGGGTGACGTTTATGAAGTGAACTACTGCCAGGAGTTTTATGCCCAGGAAGCAGTAATTAATCCCCTGGCCACCTTCTGGCAATTGAACGCGGCCTCCCCTACGCCCTTCGCCGGTTTTCTGAAACTGGAACATAGTTTTTTGCTCTGCGCCAGCCCGGAGCGGTTCCTGAAGAAAGAAGGCAGCCTTCTTATTTCACAGCCCATCAAAGGCACCATTCAGCGCGGGGTAACCCAGGAACTAGACCAGGACAACAAGCAAGCCCTGGCCTCCAGCGAAAAGGAACGCGCGGAGAACATGATGATCGTGGATTTGGTGCGCAACGACCTGAACCGGATCTGCAATAAAGGCACCGTGCAGGTAGAAGAGCTTTTCGGGCTGTACGGGTTCAGGTACGTCTGGCAGATGATCTCCACCATCATTGGAAACGTGGATTCTGCTGTGCCTGTTATGGACATTCTTAAAGCCACCTTCCCGATGGGGAGCATGACGGGCGCGCCCAAAGTAAAAGCTCTGGAACTGATTGAGGAATATGAGCAGACCAGGCGCGGGTTGTATTCAGGTAGCCTAGGGTACTTCTTGCCCAACGGCGATTTTGACTTTAACGTTGTCATAAGGAGCATTCAATACAATGTCCAAAGCCAGTACCTTTCTTTTGAGGTGGGCAGCGCCGTCACCTATGACTCTGACCCTGAGCAGGAATACCAGGAGTGTCTCTTGAAAGCTGCGGCCATTACTCGAGTGCTGGAGCAGAAGTAA
- a CDS encoding zinc ribbon domain-containing protein: MESTVASKLDALLRLQSLDSQLDEILRVRGDLPEEVRDLEDEIAGYQVRVSKFDEEIADLVQNIANRKQAIKDAEKLIKKYEEQQENVRNNREFDAITKEVELQKLEIQIQEKKIREANFQIEQKNTDIQETKSKLSERQKDLDTKNAELQVMVQESEEDERKLNAAKEEAQQHIEERLLTAYNRIRKNVRNGLAVVAVKRDACGGCFNTVPPQRQSDIASKKKIIVCEHCGRVLADVEQKVVA; encoded by the coding sequence ATGGAAAGTACTGTAGCAAGTAAGTTAGATGCACTCCTAAGACTTCAGAGCTTAGATTCTCAATTGGACGAAATTCTGCGTGTTCGCGGTGACCTTCCTGAAGAGGTGAGAGACCTGGAGGATGAAATTGCCGGCTACCAGGTACGCGTAAGCAAGTTTGATGAAGAGATCGCTGATCTGGTTCAGAACATAGCCAACCGCAAACAGGCTATCAAGGACGCAGAGAAACTCATCAAAAAGTATGAGGAGCAGCAGGAGAACGTGCGCAACAACCGCGAGTTTGACGCCATCACCAAAGAAGTAGAACTTCAAAAACTGGAAATCCAGATCCAGGAGAAAAAAATAAGAGAGGCCAACTTCCAGATTGAGCAGAAGAACACTGACATTCAGGAAACCAAGTCTAAATTGTCTGAGCGCCAGAAAGACCTGGATACCAAGAACGCCGAGTTGCAAGTGATGGTGCAGGAGAGCGAAGAAGACGAGCGCAAACTGAACGCCGCCAAAGAAGAAGCCCAGCAGCACATTGAAGAGCGTCTTTTAACAGCCTACAACAGAATCAGAAAGAACGTGCGTAATGGTCTTGCCGTGGTAGCCGTGAAGCGTGACGCCTGTGGTGGTTGCTTTAACACCGTTCCACCACAGCGCCAGTCTGACATTGCCTCTAAAAAGAAAATCATTGTATGCGAGCATTGCGGACGCGTGCTGGCAGATGTAGAGCAAAAGGTGGTTGCTTAA
- the miaE gene encoding tRNA-(ms[2]io[6]A)-hydroxylase, giving the protein MAKSILKLQLPTDPRWVNIAEMNIEEILVDHAYCEQKAASSAISLIVKYPDKTKLVEELTALVAEEWSHFERVLDELKKRGYALGRNRNDEYVVQLSKHIRKGDLRERQLMDHLLVNALVEARSCERFKLLWKNIQDEDLQKFYYELMVSEAGHYVSFVKLAKEYMPKEVVDARLKELLEIEADIIANLEHRPDRMH; this is encoded by the coding sequence GTGGCCAAGAGTATTTTAAAATTGCAACTCCCAACAGATCCGCGGTGGGTGAACATCGCAGAGATGAACATTGAGGAGATTCTGGTGGACCATGCGTACTGCGAGCAGAAAGCTGCCAGTTCAGCCATTTCTTTGATTGTGAAGTACCCAGACAAAACCAAGCTGGTAGAAGAATTGACGGCACTGGTAGCCGAGGAGTGGAGCCATTTTGAGCGGGTCTTAGACGAACTTAAAAAACGCGGCTACGCCCTGGGCCGAAACCGCAATGACGAATACGTTGTGCAATTGAGCAAGCACATCCGGAAAGGCGATTTGCGTGAACGGCAACTCATGGACCACCTGTTAGTCAATGCCCTGGTAGAAGCAAGATCCTGTGAGCGGTTCAAGCTGCTTTGGAAGAACATACAGGACGAGGATCTGCAGAAGTTCTATTATGAGCTCATGGTGTCAGAGGCGGGGCATTATGTGAGCTTCGTGAAGCTGGCCAAAGAATACATGCCCAAAGAAGTAGTAGACGCCCGCCTGAAAGAACTGCTGGAAATTGAAGCCGACATCATTGCCAACCTGGAACATCGTCCAGATAGAATGCACTGA
- a CDS encoding Nif3-like dinuclear metal center hexameric protein has product MTQIKEVIQVMERYAPPAYQESYDNASLQVGNPDAQVTGVLVTLDCTEEVVQEALDRGCNFIVAHHPVIFKALKSLTGKTPVERILLKALQHNIAIYACHTNLDHVHNGVNAKLCQKLGIENTRILQPKPQLLTKLETYVPLEDTEKVLDALHAAGAGQIGEYSDCSFRITGTGRFTPSAHANPHIGEPCKTEETIENKIEVIFPSYKQQQIMRALLQAHPYEEVAHYLVALQNENQEVGAGMVGELKEAMTAEAFVQHVKESLEITTFKHTAWPETPIKRVAVCGGAGSFLIQNAKAAGAQVFLTADLKYHEFFDAGTQMALVDVGHYESEVYTKELFYDILIKTFSNFAVNLSYTNTNPVRHS; this is encoded by the coding sequence ATGACCCAAATCAAGGAAGTGATTCAAGTGATGGAGCGCTACGCTCCGCCCGCCTACCAGGAGTCTTATGACAACGCCTCTCTGCAGGTAGGAAACCCAGACGCGCAAGTTACTGGTGTTTTAGTGACGCTGGACTGCACCGAGGAAGTAGTGCAAGAAGCCCTGGACCGAGGTTGCAATTTTATAGTGGCCCACCACCCGGTCATTTTCAAAGCCTTGAAGAGCCTTACCGGCAAGACCCCAGTGGAGCGCATTCTCCTCAAGGCCTTGCAGCACAACATTGCCATCTATGCCTGCCATACCAACCTGGACCATGTGCACAATGGCGTAAACGCTAAACTCTGCCAGAAACTAGGCATTGAGAACACCAGAATACTTCAGCCCAAGCCACAGCTTCTAACCAAGCTGGAAACCTACGTGCCTTTGGAAGACACTGAGAAAGTGCTGGACGCCTTGCACGCGGCAGGCGCCGGGCAGATTGGCGAGTATTCAGACTGTAGCTTCAGGATTACTGGCACTGGGCGCTTCACTCCTTCCGCGCATGCCAATCCGCACATAGGTGAACCTTGCAAAACTGAGGAAACCATCGAGAATAAAATTGAAGTCATCTTCCCTAGTTACAAGCAGCAGCAAATCATGCGGGCTCTGCTACAGGCGCACCCTTATGAGGAAGTGGCCCATTATCTGGTTGCCTTACAGAATGAGAACCAAGAGGTAGGCGCCGGCATGGTGGGTGAATTGAAGGAAGCCATGACTGCAGAGGCCTTTGTACAGCATGTGAAAGAGTCCTTGGAAATCACTACCTTTAAGCATACGGCCTGGCCAGAAACACCCATTAAGCGCGTGGCGGTCTGCGGAGGGGCAGGCAGTTTCCTGATTCAAAATGCCAAAGCAGCAGGTGCCCAGGTCTTTCTTACCGCCGATTTAAAATACCACGAGTTTTTTGACGCGGGAACTCAAATGGCCTTGGTAGATGTAGGACATTATGAGAGCGAAGTTTATACGAAAGAGTTGTTCTATGATATATTAATAAAAACTTTTTCTAATTTTGCAGTCAATTTGTCCTATACCAATACAAATCCAGTCAGACACAGCTAA
- a CDS encoding putative porin produces MTYKKICIAASLLWASAALNHAQAQIIDDSTKAIYGSATTRVLYEAQIFKGNYASAPIDTSLTNLHSTRHWYYDSTLQQNLGNVGTASQPLFWRMPLTLGTRPGRNAFDVYAVRPDQIEYYDTKSPFTFLHYLQGSKGEQIFRAKHTRNVNSRWNVGLGLERLGATRQIGNPRNLDLIEHYGLQAFTHYFSKNDRYHIMANYALTSHEQIESGGIQPVAGETEAELFDYQNEPVWLTNAFSKEDRHTLHATQWYKLISPGLQLYHTLDGFSQETRFADENLPYSGDSNPRMLLFYPRTILDANKTLDNTLYRQLENTFGVMGSTRFFVYRAYVKRRDGQYEITSRNAIGSDPVTYQEGGLTLDVADNFIGGEAQFKLKNDIYVTTDGELQIGGDDYRLTAQARFKWLTLSQTRTSYSPTLLQRVHYSNHFEWFNSFENTTADQSMAQLEASAFNNYLRAQVKYTILNNHVYFQDSTSNHQAEPAQTSGTNFLLQANVQHKFTWKALVLDNTVYYNSINGPKVIRMPEWYWTGRLYAQGPMFKNAITVQAGVEANWHSGYYADAYMPVTQQYYLQNEFKITQYPVLDLFLNADIKTVNLFLKLSNLNAVSSSWEPGYFTTPIYSANPFSFIFGVRWNFYD; encoded by the coding sequence GTGACTTATAAAAAGATATGTATTGCGGCCTCCCTGCTATGGGCAAGTGCAGCTCTTAACCACGCCCAGGCCCAGATCATAGATGACTCTACCAAGGCCATTTACGGTTCTGCCACCACCAGGGTATTATATGAAGCCCAGATCTTCAAAGGCAACTATGCCTCTGCCCCCATAGATACCTCGCTCACTAACCTGCACAGCACCCGGCACTGGTATTATGACTCCACCTTACAGCAGAACCTAGGCAACGTGGGCACCGCTTCCCAGCCTCTATTCTGGCGCATGCCGCTAACCTTGGGCACCCGCCCCGGCAGAAATGCGTTTGATGTGTACGCCGTACGTCCAGACCAGATAGAATACTATGACACCAAGTCGCCGTTTACGTTTCTGCATTACCTGCAGGGTTCAAAAGGCGAACAGATTTTCAGGGCCAAACATACCCGCAACGTTAACTCCCGCTGGAACGTGGGCTTGGGGCTGGAGCGCCTGGGGGCCACCCGCCAAATTGGCAATCCTAGAAACCTGGACTTGATTGAACACTATGGCCTGCAGGCATTCACGCATTATTTCAGCAAGAATGACCGCTACCACATCATGGCTAACTATGCTCTTACTTCGCATGAGCAGATTGAGTCTGGGGGCATACAGCCAGTGGCCGGTGAAACCGAAGCAGAACTTTTTGATTACCAGAACGAACCCGTGTGGTTAACCAACGCTTTTTCCAAGGAAGACAGACACACTTTGCACGCTACGCAGTGGTACAAACTAATTAGCCCGGGTTTGCAGCTCTATCATACGCTGGACGGGTTTTCACAAGAAACGCGGTTCGCCGATGAGAACCTGCCTTACAGCGGAGATTCCAACCCCAGGATGTTGCTATTTTATCCCAGAACCATTCTAGACGCCAATAAAACGCTGGACAATACCCTGTACCGGCAATTGGAGAACACTTTTGGCGTGATGGGCAGCACTCGTTTCTTTGTGTACCGCGCCTATGTAAAAAGAAGAGACGGACAATATGAGATAACCTCGCGCAACGCCATCGGCTCAGATCCTGTTACGTACCAAGAGGGTGGTTTAACCTTAGACGTGGCAGATAATTTCATTGGCGGTGAGGCTCAATTCAAGCTCAAAAATGATATTTACGTGACCACAGACGGCGAATTGCAAATTGGCGGTGATGACTACCGCCTTACCGCCCAAGCCCGTTTCAAGTGGTTGACCCTTAGCCAGACCCGCACATCCTATTCGCCTACTTTATTGCAACGGGTCCATTACAGCAATCACTTTGAATGGTTCAACAGCTTTGAAAACACCACGGCAGACCAATCCATGGCGCAATTGGAAGCATCTGCGTTCAACAACTATCTACGGGCACAGGTCAAGTACACCATCTTAAACAACCATGTGTACTTCCAGGATTCTACCAGCAACCACCAGGCCGAACCAGCCCAAACTTCCGGCACCAATTTCCTGCTGCAAGCCAACGTGCAACACAAATTCACCTGGAAGGCCCTGGTGCTGGACAATACCGTTTACTACAACAGCATCAACGGCCCCAAGGTGATAAGAATGCCGGAGTGGTACTGGACCGGAAGACTGTATGCTCAGGGCCCCATGTTCAAGAACGCCATCACGGTCCAGGCAGGGGTGGAGGCTAATTGGCATTCAGGATATTACGCCGATGCTTACATGCCCGTGACGCAGCAGTACTACCTGCAAAACGAGTTCAAAATAACCCAATACCCCGTACTGGACCTGTTCCTGAACGCCGACATTAAAACCGTGAACCTCTTCCTGAAGCTCAGCAACCTTAACGCTGTCAGCTCCAGCTGGGAACCAGGCTATTTCACTACCCCCATTTATTCTGCCAACCCGTTCAGCTTCATCTTTGGGGTGCGTTGGAATTTCTATGATTAA
- a CDS encoding ABC transporter permease, which produces MNLLENAKEGFRSIQGNMLRTVLTALIVSIGIMSLVGILTAIEGIKYSVSNTFANLGANSFDIEQKEENNRQGGRQSKTYPPITEFQAKQYQNLMQDKARVSLSTNVSWNAVVKAGNIKTNPNMTIIGGDENYMVNENYDLERGRPFSNIELEGGAPVAVIGQEIAEKLFPKQNPIGKSLLAMGRRFKVVGQIKSEGSGMGGGGSNRLIIIPLEAATQIPTQTPLTFQIKSAILGSTSLAYAIEEATGIMRKVRQDKLGQEDSFEISRSDSAAQTLDKITGYLRTGGFLIGFITLLGASIGLMNIMMVSVTERTREIGVRKALGATIQQIRRQFLIEAIVICLLGGVAGIILGVLMGNGISMLIGQGEFFVPWLWMMVGMAICVSVGLVSGYYPAYKASKLDPIESLRYE; this is translated from the coding sequence ATGAATCTGTTAGAAAACGCGAAAGAGGGTTTCCGGTCCATTCAGGGCAACATGCTCAGGACGGTTTTAACCGCTTTAATTGTGTCCATTGGCATTATGTCTTTGGTAGGAATTCTAACGGCCATTGAGGGCATTAAGTATTCGGTGAGCAACACCTTTGCCAATCTGGGCGCCAACTCCTTTGACATTGAGCAAAAAGAGGAAAACAACCGCCAGGGCGGCCGCCAAAGCAAAACCTACCCACCCATCACCGAGTTTCAGGCCAAGCAGTACCAGAACCTGATGCAGGACAAAGCGCGCGTAAGCCTTTCTACCAACGTGAGTTGGAACGCAGTGGTGAAGGCCGGCAATATCAAGACCAACCCCAATATGACCATCATTGGCGGCGATGAGAACTACATGGTCAATGAAAACTATGATTTAGAGCGGGGCAGGCCCTTCTCCAACATAGAACTGGAAGGCGGAGCTCCAGTTGCGGTTATTGGCCAGGAAATTGCCGAAAAGCTCTTCCCGAAACAAAACCCGATTGGCAAAAGCCTTTTGGCCATGGGCCGCCGGTTTAAAGTGGTGGGCCAGATTAAGAGCGAAGGCAGCGGCATGGGCGGCGGCGGCAGCAACCGGCTCATCATCATTCCGCTGGAGGCCGCCACTCAAATCCCTACGCAAACACCTCTTACGTTTCAGATAAAATCAGCCATTCTGGGCAGCACCAGCCTGGCCTACGCCATTGAAGAAGCCACAGGCATTATGCGCAAGGTGCGCCAAGACAAGTTGGGTCAGGAAGATTCGTTTGAAATCTCGCGGAGTGATTCTGCGGCTCAGACCTTAGACAAGATTACCGGATATCTGCGCACGGGTGGTTTCCTGATTGGCTTTATAACCTTGTTGGGCGCGTCCATCGGGCTTATGAACATCATGATGGTGAGCGTAACGGAGCGTACCCGTGAGATTGGCGTTAGGAAAGCGCTGGGAGCCACCATTCAGCAAATAAGAAGGCAGTTTTTGATTGAGGCCATTGTCATCTGTCTGTTAGGCGGCGTGGCAGGCATCATCTTGGGCGTGCTCATGGGCAACGGTATTTCTATGCTCATAGGGCAGGGCGAGTTCTTTGTGCCTTGGCTGTGGATGATGGTGGGCATGGCCATCTGCGTGTCCGTTGGCCTAGTCTCTGGCTATTACCCGGCCTACAAAGCCTCAAAACTAGATCCCATAGAATCCCTGCGGTACGAATAA
- the lpxK gene encoding tetraacyldisaccharide 4'-kinase encodes MVSALRFLRFLLLPFSWLYGLIIRVRNYLYDVQYFKSYQAPVPVICVGNLTVGGTGKTPQVEYLARLLQEKNIAILSRGYKRATKGFVLGDATANAQTLGDEPFQYLQSLPHAKVAVCEKRVDGIQKLLALFPDLDLILLDDAFQHRAVKASFYLLLTDYGRLFTKDNLLPAGRLREPRSGAMRADAVVVTKCPGSLTHQQQETITQQVHLFSKAEVPVFFSRIRYGTPVGFGSSSLFTKRILLVTGIANAAPLVSYLQEEGYAVLRHFEGADHAEYSKARIEEIYREWERQPDREQVPVFMTQKDAVKWQQPGLETYVTKMPLFYLPIVNEFWPHVPAFDDNMRQALANEGFHINS; translated from the coding sequence ATGGTGTCTGCGCTACGTTTTCTCCGGTTTTTGCTGTTGCCTTTTTCCTGGCTTTATGGCCTGATCATACGCGTGCGCAATTACTTATACGATGTACAGTATTTCAAGTCCTATCAAGCGCCTGTTCCGGTTATCTGCGTGGGCAACCTGACGGTGGGGGGCACGGGCAAAACGCCGCAGGTAGAGTATCTGGCCAGGCTGCTACAGGAGAAGAACATAGCCATTCTGAGCCGAGGCTACAAGCGCGCCACCAAAGGCTTTGTCTTAGGAGATGCAACCGCCAACGCGCAAACTTTGGGGGATGAACCCTTTCAATACCTTCAAAGCCTGCCCCATGCTAAGGTGGCGGTATGTGAAAAACGGGTTGATGGTATTCAAAAGTTATTGGCGCTATTTCCTGACTTAGATTTGATTCTGCTGGATGACGCCTTTCAGCATAGAGCGGTGAAAGCTTCTTTTTACCTGCTGCTCACGGACTATGGACGGCTCTTTACCAAGGACAATTTGTTGCCTGCCGGGCGATTGCGGGAACCAAGGTCTGGGGCCATGCGGGCCGATGCTGTAGTGGTTACCAAATGTCCCGGTTCTCTTACCCATCAACAACAGGAGACAATAACGCAGCAGGTTCATCTGTTCAGTAAGGCAGAAGTACCGGTCTTTTTCAGCCGAATCCGGTACGGAACTCCGGTAGGCTTCGGGAGCAGCTCCCTTTTTACCAAGCGCATTCTGCTGGTGACGGGTATTGCCAATGCGGCGCCTTTGGTAAGTTATTTACAGGAGGAAGGCTATGCAGTGCTTCGTCATTTTGAGGGGGCAGACCACGCCGAATACAGCAAGGCTCGTATAGAAGAAATCTACCGGGAATGGGAGCGTCAACCCGACCGGGAGCAGGTTCCTGTTTTCATGACGCAAAAGGACGCCGTGAAATGGCAACAGCCTGGCCTGGAGACGTATGTAACCAAAATGCCCTTGTTTTATCTGCCTATTGTGAATGAGTTTTGGCCCCATGTTCCGGCCTTTGACGACAACATGCGCCAAGCGCTGGCGAACGAGGGGTTTCATATAAATTCTTAA
- a CDS encoding PLDc N-terminal domain-containing protein, giving the protein MELLFIGSIGGGELLILVLLPAILWIWALVDVLKSDFKTDFEKIIWLLLVIFLPFLGWILYVFIGRSQRIKRSY; this is encoded by the coding sequence ATGGAATTATTATTTATAGGCAGTATTGGAGGAGGTGAACTTCTTATTTTAGTTTTGTTGCCCGCCATATTATGGATTTGGGCCTTGGTGGATGTACTTAAAAGCGATTTTAAAACCGATTTTGAGAAGATCATCTGGCTACTTCTCGTCATCTTCTTACCATTTCTGGGCTGGATTCTCTACGTATTCATCGGGCGCAGTCAGCGCATCAAGCGCAGTTACTAA